The Pirellulales bacterium region TCTCGGTGTCATGGAGCGAGTAGGCGGCTTGAAAGTACAGCAAGGCGTCGAAATCGGATCCTGGTAATACTTATAATCACGGCCATGTTTTGAATCGCTTCTTGGTTGGTATGCTTTACCCCACTGTGGCACACTCGCGCGGGTAGAGATGTTCCAGCCGTACGTTCTTGGCGGCGTAGTCACGGCCGATTTTCTGAAGTGTGGGGATCAGCGTTAGGTCGTCCATGGCGGCCTTAGTAAAGGCCGGCGGCACCGTTGCATTGTCGGAGACATCTAATCGCGTATCGTAACGGACGTAAGTGAATTTCTGCTCGTCGGGCTTGAGCAGGTTCGGCCCAAGCAAATCGCCTACGTCGGAATCCAGCTGCGCTCCATGCAAGCAATCGCCCAGCACCCGGCAGGCCAAATCTTGTTCAACGCTAATGGAATCCATCAGCGCCGCAGGAACAAAGTTGAGATGGTCGAGGACGTTAATGCGCGTGGGAAGTTTATCCGGCAGCCGCGTGGAAATGCCACCCGTTCCTATCGAAACCACGTGCAGCTCGTATCGAGATGCCGGCCAAGCAAGCTGGTAGGAGGGCAAAGTCGCCATCAATACTGCGATTAGGGCCGGATTGTTAAAAGGAGTGATGGCACCATCGACAAATAGATAACGTTGTGCTCCGAATTGGATCGACTCCGGGGCATAAAACGTGGGAGCAGCAGTGCTGGCTCGCAGCAGTTGCCACAAGGGGACGCGCAGGTTGCAATCTGGCAAGTTTGGATCGTTGTATTTAGCGTGGGGATGGTTCGACACGGGCCAAGCAGAGCCCGTGGTGGCGTTGCGCATTACCACCAATAGCAGCCGCCGGAGTTTCTTGGTTCCCAGCAAAGCCGGCGTGTTTTGGGCGTCATCTTCGCGAGTCATTTGCTGAAAGAACTGGGCCAATTTGTCGGCACGGTACTTGGCATTCAAACGACGGAACCACGGAGAGCGGGTAAACATTTCTGCTCCCTGTTCGACGTACAGCCGTTCCACTTCCGCGACCGACATTCCCCAGCACAAACTGGTGGCGATAATGGCGCCGGTGCTGGTGCCAGCGAACAAATCGAACACGTCGGCCAGGACTAAATCGGGTCGATTTTGCTCCTGGCGAAATAATTGCTCGATGCGCGCCAGAATTTGCACCGTAAACAGTCCGCGGATGCCACCGCCATCGAGTGCGAGAATGCGTTTCATGCCAGGCGAGTTTCTTTGTGATGGATTGGAATTGCCATTAGCGCGATCCGGCAAACCGCCGGACCGAGTGCCATTCGAATACTTCCTGCAACAGCAACTCCTCCGTTCCAATCACGACACGCGACAAGCTGGGCCATGTTTTCGTATTATTGAGCCGTTTGGCCGCATCTTCAAGCTTGGCGGTCATAATTCGATTTCGTTCGGCACGCCGAGGCATGTCTTGAATCGCCAATGCCGACAGCAAAATTGGCGGCGCCAGGGGCAACAGCACCGAAAGCAGCCTGGTCGCCAACGTGGACCAGGTCGGCCCCCCGGCTTCGGAGAAGATCACGCTCAGCAGGCCAAAAAAAATGGCCAACAACGTGGCCACATTCGCCCCGCCTTTCAACGCCCAGCTCCAGTTTTCCGCCGACTGATAGTTTTGCTTGAAATACTCCAGTTGCACGGCAATTCGTTCTTGCTGATAGCTGAGACGAGCTTGCTGCAGCGGCAATGCAGCAGAAGCGTCCAGGAGCCAAAGCAATTGCAGGCTGCGAAATAGATCATCGTGCCCCAAGACGGTGATTCTCGGCAGCGAAGTTGAAGACCGGCGTAAATTCCAAAGTGCCAGAAACGATCGACAAATTTCAGCTCCAATGCGACTGCGGATCCAAATCCACTGGGCACGACGATGATAAAAGGCAATCGCCAACGCGCCGCCCAATGCGGCGAATTTGCTGACATTGAAAATATCGTTCAGGGGTCCTTCTAAATGCAGAATCGACATGAAGATTCCACATCCTGAAGCCAGCAGGTTGAGTGCAATAATGTAAACCACAAATTGCCGGGCTTGCGGCGCCCCCAAATCGGCCTGGCGATTCAGTTGGTTGAACTCTTGCAACACAGTCTCGCGCGGCTGAGAGGGATCCCAAGGCGGCGTCTGTAAGAACGTTGGCAATTGATCTAATCGCTCTTCGATAATGTTGCCGGCGTCGGGATCGATCAACACGAGCGGCTTGCCGAGTGAGCGGGCGTACTCCACAACTTCGGCAGTGCCGCCTATTCCCGCGGCGGGTTGTCCATCCCACACCGCCAAAATGACATCGGAGCGTTCGACAGTCCGAATTCCTGCTTCTAAATAGGCTTCCTCCGGTGAATCGGCGCCGTGGACTTCCTCGATGCAAAGCGCGGTGTTGACAATCGACTCGACGCGGGCCCACTGTGCCGCCTCGAAATCTTCTTGAAAGCGCGCCAGCGAAAACGGCAGCACTAAGAAATAAGGCAGCTTTCGGCGAACAACTTCCTCCAGAAACAGCGTGTCGGCGCCGCTGGCTGCTGATGAAACCGTGGCCAGCAGCCGGCCGCTGTTTTGCAACTGATCCAGAGCCGAGCGGATCGCGTCCGAAATGACCTGGGTGTCGCTCAGCTTGCGATGCCCGGTAAATCCGACGATGGTCCAGTTGGGAAGCATGATGAATGCGTTGAGGCCTACAACTTGTCTGCGAAGAGCTGTTTATAGTGATCGTACCAGTTGCTGCGAAACAGTTCTTGCGGATCGTACTTCTTTTTCAAACTCAAGAACTCGGGAAATTGCGGGAAGGCAGCTTCGAGTTGTTGGCGGGTTGGCCAGCGCGTGTAGGTCAGAAAGTAACGGCCTTTGTGTGCGAGAGCTCGGTCGATCAATCGGCAATAATCTTCGCTGGCTTTGCGGATCCCCGCTTCGGTGTGATCGACATGCACATTGCACAGCACGCAAACCGTTTTCTGCGGCGCGACCGCCAGGAATGTTACGTCGTCTTTTTCCAAGAAGCGAATTGTGCCGTAGAACAGATTGATGTTGTGCTGACGAACCTCTTCGCGGGCTTCGACCAGGAAGGGCAACAGTTCTTCCGGCGAAACGTACACTTCGAGAATGACTTCCGAGCCTTTGACTCTTGCGCCCAGGTATTTGTCCAGCAGCACATGATAGTTGTTGACAAAGCCGCTCATCTGGTGCGTGTCGGACCAGTAAATTTGCCCGCTGCTGGCCATGTAATGCTTTTGGTAATGATCAACGGCCTTTGATTTATCTTTATGTGCCAGATAAAAAATCTCGAACCATTCCCGCGGCGACAGGTACTTTTGTTTTCTTGGGATCGGCGTGGTGTCGGGCACCGGACGATAGCAAGAGAACACGCCGGAGTGCGTCAAACTGTCGTCGACCGGCTCGATGGAGTACTGGCAATCGCCGTATAAAAACCCTTCTTGCACTCGCTTTTCGATCCATGGCAGCAGGTCGCGCACCTCAATCAGCTTGACCACACGCTCCACCTTTTGACGCGGCACCAGCCGCAACTGCACTTGGGCAATCACGCCGAACAGACCGTAACCGCCGATGACGAGACTAAAGAGCTCCCGATTTTCGGTTCGGCTGCAGGTGTGCAAATTCCCTTCGGCATCGACGAGTAGAAGCGACTCCACATCGCCGACAATCGACTGAAACCGCAGACCGCGGCCATGTGCGTTGGCGGAGAGTGTCCCCGCCAGCGACACATGATCGACGCCAGTTTGCTTCTGCCGGATGCTCCACTGCTGCGCCGCGCCCTGTTGCGCTCGATGAAGATATTCGATCAACTCTGGCCACTGAATACCGGCCTGCGCCTCCACAATGTGGCAGGTGAGGTCTAGGTTGATCACTTTGTTAAAGTCGGTCAAATCCAACAGGACGGTTCCCGTTCCAAACTGCTGGCTCCCTTGCGCATGCCGACCGCCACAAACGCTGATAGCGCTTCCATCGCGCCGTGCTTCGCGGACGGCAAGTTGAATTTCTTCCAGCGTGCGCGGCCGGACGATTTTTATCACGCGCGTCTCGTTAAGCTGCGATTGAATGTCATTTACCATTCGCTCAGCGTCGCCAGAGCGCGGTCCAAACCACGGCGCGAAATGCAGTAGCGATTGGCGGAACATTTTACCGAGCATAATTCACCACAAATGATCCAAGTAAATTCCAAATATCTGGTTAAGCTGCCGCCGCCACAGCTTTACGAATGCCGCAATGCCATAATTGCAACCGCGTTACGAATGCCACAGCGCGTGGTGCTTTGCTTGTCGCTGGAACTGTGCCGGATCGTAAAACTTCTCATAGTATTCCATTTCAAGGTGCGAAAACTGAATCCAGATGCCAGGTGTGTAAAAGGCATCCACATGAGCCGGGAAGCGACCATAGGTGCCGATAATATAATTGCAAATTTCTTTCGTGTACTCGACGGCCTGATTGGAGAATCGCCGCGCTTTGTGCAAAAACTCCTCCGCGCTGCCGCGACTTTTATACGACCGAGCAAAAACATCGACGTCGCCATAAGCCCCCTGCGAACCAAACTTGTCCTCAAGCACGCGCTCGACCGCTTCGTCCATCGTTTTGACATAGGGAGGACAGCAGCTCTCGAGAATGGAATCGATGCCCACCGGGTTTGGCTGCGATGCCGGCACCGGAGGCGTGGGCCGAACGGGCTTGGGTTCCACCATTCGAAAACCGAGCCCATGCCATTGCTTCGTGGGATCTTGCTGCCAGAGATACGGGGGAAAGACCGACGAGTGAACCCAACCGCCAAGGCCCAACGCCTCGCCGACCAGCAACAAATTCTGCATAAACAGGAACGCTTCGTAGTCGGTGCGCAACGTACGCCCAAATCCCAGCGGGCCGACATTGTCCTTGCACACAAAACCGTTGCGAATCCACTTCAAACCG contains the following coding sequences:
- a CDS encoding FAD-binding oxidoreductase; protein product: MLGKMFRQSLLHFAPWFGPRSGDAERMVNDIQSQLNETRVIKIVRPRTLEEIQLAVREARRDGSAISVCGGRHAQGSQQFGTGTVLLDLTDFNKVINLDLTCHIVEAQAGIQWPELIEYLHRAQQGAAQQWSIRQKQTGVDHVSLAGTLSANAHGRGLRFQSIVGDVESLLLVDAEGNLHTCSRTENRELFSLVIGGYGLFGVIAQVQLRLVPRQKVERVVKLIEVRDLLPWIEKRVQEGFLYGDCQYSIEPVDDSLTHSGVFSCYRPVPDTTPIPRKQKYLSPREWFEIFYLAHKDKSKAVDHYQKHYMASSGQIYWSDTHQMSGFVNNYHVLLDKYLGARVKGSEVILEVYVSPEELLPFLVEAREEVRQHNINLFYGTIRFLEKDDVTFLAVAPQKTVCVLCNVHVDHTEAGIRKASEDYCRLIDRALAHKGRYFLTYTRWPTRQQLEAAFPQFPEFLSLKKKYDPQELFRSNWYDHYKQLFADKL
- a CDS encoding patatin-like phospholipase family protein, translated to MKRILALDGGGIRGLFTVQILARIEQLFRQEQNRPDLVLADVFDLFAGTSTGAIIATSLCWGMSVAEVERLYVEQGAEMFTRSPWFRRLNAKYRADKLAQFFQQMTREDDAQNTPALLGTKKLRRLLLVVMRNATTGSAWPVSNHPHAKYNDPNLPDCNLRVPLWQLLRASTAAPTFYAPESIQFGAQRYLFVDGAITPFNNPALIAVLMATLPSYQLAWPASRYELHVVSIGTGGISTRLPDKLPTRINVLDHLNFVPAALMDSISVEQDLACRVLGDCLHGAQLDSDVGDLLGPNLLKPDEQKFTYVRYDTRLDVSDNATVPPAFTKAAMDDLTLIPTLQKIGRDYAAKNVRLEHLYPRECATVG